The following are encoded together in the Coffea arabica cultivar ET-39 chromosome 1c, Coffea Arabica ET-39 HiFi, whole genome shotgun sequence genome:
- the LOC113731639 gene encoding uncharacterized protein, giving the protein MLLVAYFYIILWIVPVLRAQSAAELSARSLDSLLQDYAFRALVVRPRTGIVYDGNVPSNLTGIKVAALRLRSGSLRRRGVNSYKEFHIPIGVLEQPYVERLVLVYHNLANWSSLYYPLPGYTYLAPIVGLLAYDAVNLSATNLQELDIRASKDPITIHLPNVQLVPKGLSPKCISFGLDGSFQFDNVINRSACSAAKQGHFSIVVEFTAPAPALAPAPGGGTSRQGGGGEKNNHKVWIIVGSVVGGVLLLLLLCILLACLRKYRRRRNIQRMEEAAERGEPLLMANVGFTKAPVALETRTRPSLEDDYVP; this is encoded by the coding sequence ATGCTTCTTGTTGCGTATTTTTACATCATTCTCTGGATTGTTCCGGTGCTTAGAGCTCAATCAGCTGCCGAATTATCTGCACGCTCACTAGATTCACTACTTCAAGACTATGCTTTCAGGGCGTTGGTTGTTCGGCCCAGAACGGGCATTGTCTACGATGGCAACGTGCCATCCAACTTGACAGGGATTAAGGTTGCAGCATTGAGGCTGAGAAGTGGGAGCTTGAGAAGAAGAGGGGTTAACAGCTATAAAGAATTTCATATTCCAATTGGTGTTTTGGAGCAACCTTATGTTGAGAGGCTTGTGTTGGTCTATCACAACTTGGCAAATTGGTCTTCCTTGTATTACCCTTTACCTGGTTACACATATTTGGCACCAATTGTGGGTCTCTTGGCTTATGATGCAGTCAATTTGTCAGCCACAAATCTACAGGAATTGGACATCCGAGCTTCCAAAGATCCCATAACTATCCACCTTCCGAACGTCCAACTGGTGCCTAAAGGATTGTCGCCAAAATGTATTTCTTTTGGTTTAGATGGCTCTTTTCAATTTGACAATGTAATTAACCGGAGTGCCTGTTCTGCTGCAAAACAAGGCCATTTCTCTATAGTGGTTGAGTTCACAGCCCCGGCTCCGGCTTTGGCTCCAGCTCCTGGTGGAGGTACCAGCAGACAGGGAGGCGGCGGTGAGAAGAACAATCACAAAGTCTGGATAATCGTTGGGTCTGTGGTTGGGGgagtgctgctgctgctgcttctaTGTATTCTTCTTGCTTGTCTGAGGAAGTATAGACGGCGAAGAAACATACAAAGAATGGAGGAAGCAGCAGAGAGAGGGGAGCCCTTGCTAATGGCAAATGTTGGATTTACGAAGGCGCCAGTGGCATTGGAGACTCGAACTAGACCATCATTGGAAGATGATTACGTGCCCTAG